A stretch of the Medicago truncatula cultivar Jemalong A17 chromosome 5, MtrunA17r5.0-ANR, whole genome shotgun sequence genome encodes the following:
- the LOC11441453 gene encoding pentatricopeptide repeat-containing protein At3g22690 translates to MIVLSLPPIPMATTTTTLHQSSSPLLLPTTTQKPKNSSLQTCKTLIELKQLHCNMLKKGVFNINKLIAACVQMGTHESLNYALNAFKEDEGTKCSLYTCNTLIRGYAASGLCKEAIFIYLHMIIVMGIVPDNFTFPFLLSACSKIMAFSEGVQVHGVVVKMGLVKDLFVANSLIHFYAACGKVDLGRKVFDEMLERNVVSWTSLINGYSVVNMAKEAVCLFFEMVEVGVEPNPVTMVCAISACAKLKDLELGKKVCNLMTELGVKSNTLVVNALLDMYMKCGDMYAVREIFDEFSDKNLVMYNTIMSNYVQHGLAGEVLVVLDEMLQKGQRPDKVTMLSTIAACAQLGDLSVGKSSHAYVFRNGLERLDNISNAIIDMYMKCGKREAACKVFDSMSNKTVVTWNSLIAGLVRDGELELALRIFGEMPESNLVSWNTMIGAMVQASMFEEAIDLLREMQNQGIKGDRVTMVGIASACGYLGALDLAKWIYTYIEKNDIHIDMQLGTALVDMFSRCGDPLNAMRVFENMEKRDVSAWTAAIRVKAVEGNAKGAIELFDEMLKQDVKADDFVFVALLTAFSHGGYVDQGRQLFWAMEKIHGVSPQIVHYGCMVDLLGRAGLLEEAFDLMKSMPIKPNDVIWGSFLAACRKHKNVEFANYADEKITQLAPEKVGIHVLLSNIYASAGKWNDVARVRLQMKEKGFQKVAGSSSIEVHGLIREFTSGDESHTENAQIGLMLQEINCRISQVGYVPDTTNVLVDVDEQEKEHLLSRHSEKLAMAYGLINTGKGIPIRVVKNLRMCSDCHSFAKLVSKLYGREITVRDNNRYHFFKEGFCSCRDFW, encoded by the coding sequence ATGATTGTGTTGTCTCTTCCACCAATACCAATGGCTACTACTACTACAAcccttcatcaatcttcatctcCTCTCTTACTTCCCACAACAACACAAAAGCCCAAAAATTCATCGCTTCAAACCTGCAAAACCCTCATTGAGCTCAAACAATTACACTGTAACATGTTAAAGAAAGGTGTTTTTAACATCAACAAGCTCATTGCTGCTTGTGTCCAAATGGGTACCCATGAAAGCTTAAACTATGCTCTCAATGCTTTCAAGGAAGATGAAGGAACCAAGTGTTCACTTTATACTTGTAATACTCTGATTAGAGGGTATGCTGCATCTGGGTTATGTAAAGAAGCAATTTTTATTTACCTTCATATGATAATAGTGATGGGTATTGTTCCTGATAACTTCACTTTCCCATTTTTGCTTAGTGCTTGTTCGAAGATTATGGCGTTTTCTGAGGGTGTTCAGGTTCATGGGGTGGTTGTTAAGATGGGTCTGGTGAAAGATTTGTTTGTTGCTAACTCTTTGATACATTTTTATGCGGCATGTGGGAAGGTTGATTTGGGACGaaaggtgtttgatgaaatgcttGAGAGAAATGTTGTGTCGTGGACTAGTTTGATTAATGGGTATAGTGTGGTGAATATGGCTAAAGAGGCTGTCTGTTTGTTCTTTGAGATGGTTGAGGTGGGTGTTGAACCGAATCCTGTGACTATGGTTTGTGCTATATCTGCTTGTGCTAAGTTGAAGGATCTTGAATTGGGTAAAAAAGTGTGCAATTTGATGACGGAGTTGGGGGTGAAATCTAATACGCTTGTGGTGAATGCACTGCTCGATATGTACATGAAATGTGGAGACATGTACGCTGTGAGGGaaatttttgatgaatttagTGATAAGAATTTGGTTATGTACAATACTATCATGTCAAATTATGTGCAACATGGGTTGGCTGGTGAAGTGCTAGTTGTTTTGGATGAAATGCTGCAGAAAGGACAGCGGCCAGATAAGGTGACTATGCTATCTACTATTGCAGCATGTGCACAGTTAGGTGATCTTTCTGTTGGGAAGTCATCTCATGCTTATGTCTTCAGGAATGGACTAGAGAGGTTGGACAACATTTCTAATGCCATCATTGACATGTATATGAAATGTGGCAAAAGAGAAGCTGCTTGCAAAGTTTTTGACAGTATGTCAAACAAGACGGTGGTGACATGGAATTCGCTAATTGCAGGTTTGGTTAGAGACGGTGAGTTGGAATTAGCTTTGAGAATCTTTGGTGAGATGCCAGAGAGTAATCTTGTATCTTGGAACACAATGATTGGTGCCATGGTTCAAGCAAGCATGTTTGAGGAAGCAATTGATTTACTCAGGGAGATGCAAAACCAAGGGATTAAAGGAGATAGAGTGACAATGGTGGGTATTGCTTCTGCCTGTGGATATTTAGGAGCTCTTGATCTTGCTAAGTGGATCTATACTTACATTGAGAAAAATGACATTCACATTGACATGCAACTTGGCACAGCTTTGGTCGACATGTTTTCTAGATGTGGTGATCCTCTAAATGCTATGCGTGTTTTTGAAAATATGGAAAAACGCGACGTGTCTGCCTGGACTGCAGCCATCAGAGTTAAGGCAGTGGAGGGTAATGCAAAAGGAGCTATTGAGCTTTTTGATGAGATGCTGAAGCAAGATGTGAAAGCAGACGATTTTGTTTTTGTGGCACTATTGACAGCATTTAGTCATGGTGGATATGTGGACCAGGGGAGACAACTTTTTTGGGCAATGGAGAAAATCCATGGAGTAAGTCCTCAGATTGTCCACTATGGATGTATGGTTGATTTGCTTGGTCGAGCTGGGTTGTTGGAAGAAGCTTTTGATCTCATGAAAAGCATGCCAATAAAACCGAATGATGTTATATGGGGATCTTTTCTAGCAGCTTGTCGAAAACACAAAAATGTTGAATTTGCAAattatgcagatgaaaagataACTCAATTGGCCCCAGAAAAAGTTGGGATTCATGTGTTGCTATCCAATATCTATGCATCGGCTGGAAAATGGAATGATGTAGCAAGAGTGAGGTTgcaaatgaaagagaaagggtTCCAGAAAGTAGCTGGATCAAGCTCAATAGAAGTTCACGGATTGATTCGCGAGTTCACATCTGGTGACGAATCACACACAGAGAACGCCCAAATTGGATTAATGCTACAGGAAATAAACTGTAGGATAAGCCAGGTGGGGTATGTTCCTGATACAACCAATGTCTTAGTTGATGTTGATGAGCAGGAGAAAGAGCATTTGCTCAGCAGACATAGCGAAAAACTAGCCATGGCTTATGGATTAATCAATACCGGTAAAGGAATACCTATACGGGTAGTAAAAAATCTAAGAATGTGTTCTGATTGTCACTCATTTGCAAAATTAGTGTCAAAACTGTACGGTAGGGAAAT
- the LOC11444209 gene encoding serine/threonine-protein kinase STY13, with protein sequence MDFEGEGVRTPKVELEEGAKSVMNSKMKGAGNQSSKDMIFRADRIDLKNLDAQLEKHLSRVWSRNTNETKRPREEWEVELAKLDLRYVVAHGAYGTVYRGTYDTQDVAVKVLDWGEDGAATAAETAALRASFRQEVAVWHKLDHPNVTKFVGASMGTSNLKIPTKNSSTNNQENLPSRACCVIVEFLPGGTLKQYLIRNRRKKLAYRIVVQLALDLSRGLSYLHSEKIVHRDVKTENMLLDGNRNLKIADFGVARVEALNPSDMTGETGTLGYMAPEVLDGKPYNRTCDVYSFGICLWEIYCCDMPYPDLSFADVSSAVVRQNLRPEIPRCCPSALANIMRKCWDANPIKRPEMKDVVIMLEALDTSKGGGMIPEDQSSGCFCFAPQRGP encoded by the exons ATGGATTTTGAAGGTGAAGGTGTTAGGACACCAAAGGTGGAGTTGGAAGAAGGAGCAAAAAGTGTGATGAATTCAAAGATGAAGGGTGCTGGAAACCAAAGCAGTAAAGATATGATTTTCAGAGCTGATAGAATTGATCTCAAGAATTTGGATGCTCAATTGGAAAAGCACTTAAGCCGGGTTTGGTCAAGAAACACCAATGAGACAAAAAGGCCTAGAGAAGAATGGGAGGTTGAGTTGGCCAAATTGGATTTAAGGTATGTTGTTGCTCATGGTGCTTATGGTACTGTCTATAGAGGCACATATGATACTCAAGATGTTGCAG TGAAAGTGTTGGATTGGGGTGAGGATGGTGCTGCCACCGCTGCAGAAACTGCTGCTTTACGTGCATCTTTTAGGCAGGAGGTTGCCGTCTGGCACAAACTCGACCATCCAAATGTCACTAAA TTTGTCGGAGCTTCAATGGGAACTTCAAATCTTAAGATTCCTACAAAAAACTCTTCAACCAACAATCAAGAGAACCTTCCTTCTAGGGCATGTTGCGTCATTGTCGAGTTTCTTCCTGGTGGAACACTAAAGCAATACTTGATAAGAAATAGGCGGAAGAAACTTGCGTATAGGATTGTGGTTCAGCTCGCTTTGGACCTCTCCAGAGG TCTTAGCTATCTACATTCAGAGAAGATTGTTCACCGTGATGTTAAGACGGAGAATATGTTGCTAGATGGTAACCGGAATCTAAAGATAGCTGATTTTGGAGTTGCTCGGGTTGAAGCTTTGAATCCAAGTGACATGACTGGTGAAACTGGAACCCTTGGATATATGGCTCCTGAG GTTTTGGATGGTAAACCTTACAACAGGACATGTGATGTATACAGCTTTGGCATTTGCTTGTGGGAAATTTATTGCTGTGATATGCCTTATCCAGATCTAAGCTTTGCTGATGTGTCTTCCGCTGTCGTTCGTCAG aaTTTACGACCAGAAATTCCAAGGTGTTGTCCGAGTGCATTGGCGAACATCATGCGGAAATGCTGGGATGCGAATCCGATCAAACGTCCGGAAATGAAGGATGTGGTGATAATGCTAGAAGCACTGGATACAAGCAAAGGTGGTGGAATGATTCCTGAAGATCAAAGTTCAGGTTGCTTTTGTTTTGCACCTCAAAGAGGTCCTTAA